AACCGCGGGCATTGCTCTTTTCCGTGCGACGCCCTGGAGCAACATACACCTCACAACCGATGATTGGCTTGACACCCGCAGCCGTGGCTTTGGTGTAAAACTCCATGGCTCCGAACATATTGCCGTGGTCAGTGATCGCCACGGCCGGCATCTTGTATTCTTTGACCCGCTCAATCAGGTTGGGAATTTTAATCGCACCATCGAGCAGGCTGTATTGGCTGTGCAGGTGGAGATGAACGAAATTGGCGTGTTCCATAAGCTAATCATCCGAATTGAGAAAATCGTTGTCCGGCTAAAGACAGCGTGAAAATTTGTCAACGACACACGTTGGGCTGCGGCGCCAGCACATCGACACCACACTCAGCCAGCATGGTGGTCAAACGGATCAGCGGCAAACCAATCAGGCTCGAGTAGTCATCGCCGGCCATCCGCTCCATCAGTGCGATCCCGAGCCCTTCAACCTTGAACGAACCGGCACAATCCCACGGTTTCTCCTGCTCAACATAGTAGGCGATCTGTTCGGTTGTCAGCGGGCGCAGGGTTACGGAAAAGGTGACATAATCGACCAGCGTCTGAGAGGTACGGCAATCAACCAGCGCCAGCCCGGTGTAAAACGCATGGGTCTGCCCGGCCATCATTTTCAGTTGGCGACAGGCACCCGCAGCATCACCGGGCTTTCCGAGAATCCGCCCTCGCGGATCAACAAACACCTGATCGGAGCCGATAATCAATGCATCATCAAAGCGCTCTCGGATGCTGTTGGCTTTTTGCAG
The Desulfuromonas acetoxidans DSM 684 DNA segment above includes these coding regions:
- a CDS encoding Maf family protein — protein: MSRTLVLASTSPYRQQLLRQLNLSFTAVAPQGEEVIDQQVAPELLVKHLALQKANSIRERFDDALIIGSDQVFVDPRGRILGKPGDAAGACRQLKMMAGQTHAFYTGLALVDCRTSQTLVDYVTFSVTLRPLTTEQIAYYVEQEKPWDCAGSFKVEGLGIALMERMAGDDYSSLIGLPLIRLTTMLAECGVDVLAPQPNVCR